GGCAAGGTCGCCGTGGTCGTCAAGGGGGCCGGTCGGACCAAGACCTACCGGGTCACCCTCAGCGCCGCCGGCAAGGCGAAGGTGAAGCTGCCTCGCTACCGCCGGGCCGGCAAGGTCACGGTCACGGTCACGTACCGCGGCGACGCCGCCGTCGAGTCCGCGACCGCCCGCAAGACCTTCCAGGTCAAGAACAAGAAGCGGTGACCCCAGCAGGACCCAGCACCACCTAGCACGACCTAGCAGAGCCCGAGGGGGCCGGCGGATCTCCGCCGGCCCCCTCGTCGTTCCCGGACCCGGTGGTGACCGTGCCGCCTCGGGTCGGCCCGGCAAGATGGTCGAGCGCACGGGCACGTCAGCGCCCGGCGAGGAGCAAGGGAGAGCGCGATGGACCCACAGCCACCGACGGACGCCGTCGAGCGGGCGACCGCAGACCTGGCCGAGCGCCTGGCCGTGCCACCGGGCGCGGTCGAGCTCGTGGCCCAGGAGGAGGTCACCTGGCGCGACGGGAGCCTGGGCTGCGCACAGCCCGGGTTCAGCTACACCCAGGCGCTGGTCCCGGGGAGCAGGATCACCCTGCGGGTCGACGGGACGGAGTACGAGTACCACGCCGGTGGCCGCGGGGACCCGTTCCTCTGCGCGGACCCGAGCGAGTGAACCGCGCTAACCCGGCCTGGAACGCGAAACGGCCCGTCCACCCCGAAGGGTGGACGGGCCGTTCGTCAGGCGTACGTCAGGCGGGGATGACGTTGAGCGTCACCTTGGCCGAGACGTCGTCGTGCAGCTTGACCGAGACCTCGTGGGTGCCGAGGGACTTGATCGGGTTGCCGAGCACGAGGGTCCGCTTGTCGACGGTCTCGCCGGAGGCGGTCGCCAGGGCGCCCGCGATGTCCGCGGCGGTGACGGCACCGAACAGACGGCCACCCTCACCCGCGCGCACCTTCAGCGGAACCGGCTGTCCCTCGAGCTTGCCCTTGACCTCGACAGCGTGCGCGTGGTCGCGCACGGAGCGCGAGGCACGCGCAGCCTTGATGGACTCGATGGTCTTCTCGCCGCCACGGGTCCAGCGGATCGCCTCGCCACGGGGCACGAGGTAGTTACGGCCGTAGCCGTCCTTGACCTCGACCACGTCGCCGGGGGCACCGAGGCCGGTCACTTCCTGGGTCAGGATGAGCTTCATGTCTCCGTCTCCCTTCAGCGACCGGTGGAGGTGTAGGGCAGCAGAGCGACCTCGCGGGCGTTCTTGACCGCCATGGCCACGTCACGCTGGTGCTGGACGCAGTTGCCGGTCACGCGCCGCGCGCGGATCTTCCCGCGGTCGGAGATGAACTTGCGGAGGAGCGTGGTGTCCTTGTAGTCGACACCGGTCGCCTTCTCCTTGCAGAACTGGCAAACCTTCTTCTTGGGCTTGCGAATCACTGCCTTGGCCATTGTGGTGCTTCCTTTCTAGAAGCCCGGCCGTGCAGGCCGGAATGGTTGAGGTGTATTCGGATGGTTCGATGGATCCCGAAGGTGCTCGGGGAAGGGATCAGAACGGGGGCTCGTCGGAGCCGCCGACGCCAGGGGCGCCCCACGGGTCCGGCTGACCGCCACCCTGACCGCCGCCCGGGGCGCCGCCGCCGTAGCCGCCGCCACCCTGGGCGCCGCCGCCGTAGCCGCCGCCTCCCTGGGACTGCGACGGAGCAGGGGTGCTCCACGGGTCGTCGGCCTGCTGGGAGGCGCCGCCGCCGCCGGCGTT
The window above is part of the Nocardioides campestrisoli genome. Proteins encoded here:
- the rplI gene encoding 50S ribosomal protein L9, whose product is MKLILTQEVTGLGAPGDVVEVKDGYGRNYLVPRGEAIRWTRGGEKTIESIKAARASRSVRDHAHAVEVKGKLEGQPVPLKVRAGEGGRLFGAVTAADIAGALATASGETVDKRTLVLGNPIKSLGTHEVSVKLHDDVSAKVTLNVIPA
- the rpsR gene encoding 30S ribosomal protein S18; this encodes MAKAVIRKPKKKVCQFCKEKATGVDYKDTTLLRKFISDRGKIRARRVTGNCVQHQRDVAMAVKNAREVALLPYTSTGR